From Pseudomonas sp. stari2, a single genomic window includes:
- a CDS encoding DJ-1 family glyoxalase III yields the protein MTFRALITLAEGIDDLQCVTLIDVLRRAGVEVVAASIEGRRMLTCARGTRLTADGMLIDVLAQTFDLIVLPGGAVGAQHLAAHQPLQQLLKDQASAGRLFAAIAESPAVALQSFGVLRQRRMTCLPVTSHNLSGCTFVDQPVVVDGNCITAQGSGAALDFSLTLVEQLAGKAARAKIAGELLV from the coding sequence ATGACCTTTAGAGCCCTGATTACCCTCGCCGAGGGCATCGATGATCTGCAATGCGTAACCCTGATCGACGTGCTGCGTCGGGCCGGTGTCGAAGTGGTGGCGGCCAGCATCGAGGGCCGGCGCATGCTCACCTGCGCCCGAGGCACGCGGCTGACCGCCGACGGCATGCTCATTGATGTGCTGGCCCAGACTTTCGATCTGATCGTCCTGCCCGGCGGTGCTGTCGGCGCACAACACCTTGCCGCGCACCAGCCCCTGCAACAACTACTCAAGGACCAGGCCAGCGCCGGGCGACTGTTCGCCGCCATCGCCGAATCCCCGGCGGTCGCCCTGCAAAGTTTCGGTGTTTTGCGCCAAAGGCGCATGACCTGCCTGCCCGTTACCAGCCATAACCTCTCCGGTTGCACGTTTGTTGATCAACCGGTGGTGGTGGATGGCAATTGCATCACCGCCCAGGGCTCCGGCGCCGCGCTGGATTTCTCCCTGACACTGGTCGAGCAACTGGCGGGCAAGGCCGCCAGAGCGAAGATAGCAGGGGAATTATTGGTCTGA
- a CDS encoding DUF4879 domain-containing protein produces the protein MTKGWMKSAGLMALLLAGASAALAASAPPLSEVKVIKVQSSSCGLEDITDGQVQTRCDHSAPGIKVYVLEIGYGQSQPQAALDGFEVNGTRSPVCAFDNGNLTECTPGAKTVGSLYTFDLAARQEGTFTFSNTSINAPRNTMSTQLYIK, from the coding sequence ATGACCAAGGGTTGGATGAAGAGCGCAGGATTGATGGCCTTGCTGCTGGCCGGTGCATCGGCGGCACTCGCGGCGTCGGCACCGCCATTGAGCGAGGTGAAAGTCATCAAGGTTCAGTCGTCGTCCTGTGGGCTCGAAGACATTACCGATGGCCAGGTGCAGACCCGTTGCGATCACAGCGCGCCGGGCATCAAGGTCTATGTGCTGGAAATCGGCTACGGCCAGAGCCAGCCTCAGGCAGCGCTGGACGGTTTCGAAGTGAACGGCACCCGGAGCCCGGTCTGTGCTTTTGATAACGGCAACCTGACCGAATGCACGCCAGGTGCGAAAACCGTCGGTTCGCTGTACACCTTCGATCTGGCGGCCCGTCAGGAAGGCACCTTTACCTTCAGCAACACGTCGATCAACGCCCCGCGCAACACGATGTCGACCCAGCTTTACATCAAGTAA
- a CDS encoding NCS2 family permease — protein sequence MLERLFQLKAHNTNVRTEILAGVTTFLAMAYILFVNPSILGETGMDKGAVFVATCLAAAIGSTVMGLIANYPIALAPGMGLNAFFTYTVVLHMGHTWQVALGAVFISAVCFFLLSIFRIREWIINSIPLPLRSAIAAGIGLFLALIALHNAGIVVGNPATMVGLGDLKQPAPILATLGFALIVALEALKVRGAVLIGILVVTIVSIVMGFTPFGGVTSMPPSLAPTFLQLDIKGALDIGLVSVIFAFLFVDLFDNSGTLIGVAKRAGLMGKDGHMPKMGRALIADSTAAMAGSLLGTSTTTSYIESAAGVSAGGRTGLTAIVVAILFLLALFFSPLAASVPAFATAPALLFVAVLMTSGLAEIDWEDITVAAPVVVTALAMPFTYSIANGIAFGFIAWTAIKLLSGRARELNPALVILSILFVIKLGWFNA from the coding sequence ATGCTGGAAAGGCTGTTTCAACTCAAGGCACACAACACCAACGTGCGGACCGAGATACTGGCGGGCGTCACGACCTTCCTGGCCATGGCCTACATTCTGTTCGTCAACCCGAGCATCCTCGGCGAGACCGGCATGGACAAAGGCGCAGTATTCGTCGCCACGTGTCTGGCAGCCGCCATTGGCTCCACAGTCATGGGTCTGATCGCCAACTACCCGATCGCCCTTGCGCCGGGCATGGGTCTGAACGCCTTCTTCACCTACACCGTCGTGCTGCACATGGGCCACACCTGGCAAGTGGCGCTGGGTGCGGTGTTCATTTCGGCCGTGTGCTTCTTCCTGCTGTCGATCTTCCGCATCCGTGAATGGATCATCAACAGCATTCCGCTGCCGCTACGTTCGGCGATTGCCGCCGGTATCGGCCTGTTCCTGGCGCTGATCGCCCTGCACAACGCCGGCATCGTGGTCGGTAACCCGGCGACCATGGTCGGCCTCGGTGACCTGAAACAACCGGCCCCGATCCTCGCCACCCTCGGTTTTGCCCTGATCGTTGCCCTTGAAGCGCTGAAAGTGCGCGGCGCGGTGCTGATCGGCATTCTGGTGGTGACCATCGTCTCGATCGTAATGGGCTTCACCCCGTTCGGCGGCGTGACTTCGATGCCACCTTCGCTGGCCCCGACGTTCCTGCAACTGGACATCAAGGGTGCGCTGGACATCGGTCTGGTCAGCGTGATTTTCGCTTTCCTGTTCGTCGACCTGTTCGACAACTCCGGCACCCTGATCGGCGTCGCCAAGCGTGCCGGCCTGATGGGCAAGGACGGCCACATGCCGAAAATGGGCCGTGCGCTGATCGCCGACAGTACCGCTGCGATGGCCGGCTCGCTGCTGGGCACCTCGACCACCACCAGCTACATCGAATCCGCTGCGGGCGTGAGTGCCGGCGGCCGCACCGGCCTGACCGCCATCGTCGTCGCGATCCTGTTCCTGCTGGCGCTGTTCTTCTCGCCACTGGCCGCCAGCGTACCGGCCTTCGCCACCGCGCCGGCGCTGCTGTTCGTCGCCGTGCTGATGACTTCGGGCCTGGCGGAAATAGACTGGGAAGACATCACCGTCGCCGCGCCGGTCGTGGTCACCGCCCTGGCGATGCCTTTCACCTATTCCATCGCCAACGGCATCGCCTTCGGCTTCATCGCCTGGACCGCGATCAAACTGCTGTCCGGTCGCGCCCGCGAGCTGAACCCAGCGCTGGTGATCCTGTCGATTCTGTTCGTGATCAAGTTGGGTTGGTTCAACGCATGA
- the trmA gene encoding tRNA (uridine(54)-C5)-methyltransferase TrmA codes for MTFDSQAYAAQLEDKVTRLRDLLAPFDAPQPTVFDSPLQNFRLRAEFRLWREGGERHYAMFSQDDKRTPILIEEFPIASLRINQLMPQLKAAWQASAALSHKLFQVEFLTTLAGDAMITLCYHRPLDEHWHAAATKLAADLGVSIIGRSKGKREVLGLDYVVEKLEVGGRTFSYRQPEGAFTQPNGTVNQKMLNWAYEALGDRSDDLLELYCGNGNFTLPLATRVRKVLATEISKTSVNAALSNLAENAVDNVTLVRLSAEELTEALNEVRPFRRLHGIDLKSYEFGSVFVDPPRAGMDPDTCELTRRFDNILYISCNPETLAANIAQLHDTHRITRCALFDQFPWTHHMESGVLLTRR; via the coding sequence ATGACTTTCGATTCCCAGGCCTACGCCGCACAACTCGAAGACAAGGTCACGCGCCTGCGTGACCTGCTGGCCCCGTTCGATGCGCCGCAGCCAACGGTGTTCGACTCGCCGCTGCAGAACTTCCGCCTGCGCGCCGAATTCCGCCTGTGGCGCGAGGGCGGTGAGCGGCACTACGCGATGTTTTCCCAGGACGACAAACGCACGCCGATCCTGATCGAAGAGTTTCCGATCGCCAGCCTGCGCATCAACCAGTTGATGCCGCAATTGAAGGCGGCATGGCAGGCCAGTGCGGCACTGAGCCACAAGCTGTTTCAGGTGGAGTTTCTGACTACCCTGGCCGGCGACGCGATGATCACCCTGTGCTATCACCGTCCGCTGGACGAACACTGGCACGCTGCGGCCACCAAACTGGCGGCGGATCTGGGCGTCAGCATCATCGGCCGCTCCAAGGGCAAGCGCGAAGTGCTTGGCCTCGATTACGTGGTCGAGAAACTGGAAGTCGGCGGTCGTACCTTCAGCTATCGCCAGCCGGAAGGTGCATTCACCCAGCCCAACGGCACCGTGAACCAGAAGATGCTCAACTGGGCATATGAAGCACTGGGCGATCGCAGCGACGACCTGCTGGAGCTGTACTGCGGCAACGGCAACTTCACCCTGCCGCTGGCGACCCGCGTGCGCAAAGTGCTGGCCACCGAAATCAGCAAGACCTCGGTTAACGCTGCGTTGAGCAACCTGGCCGAAAACGCTGTGGATAACGTTACTCTGGTGCGCCTGTCCGCCGAAGAGCTGACCGAAGCCCTGAACGAAGTTCGGCCGTTCCGTCGCCTGCACGGTATCGACCTGAAAAGCTACGAGTTCGGCAGCGTGTTCGTCGACCCGCCACGGGCCGGCATGGACCCGGACACCTGCGAACTGACCCGTCGCTTCGACAACATTCTGTACATCTCCTGCAACCCGGAGACCCTGGCAGCCAACATCGCCCAACTGCACGACACGCACCGCATAACCCGTTGCGCGTTGTTCGACCAGTTCCCGTGGACTCACCACATGGAGTCCGGCGTGTTGCTGACCCGGCGTTGA
- a CDS encoding DUF4160 domain-containing protein gives MKVCSYKGLSVVIMLRDEHCPPHAHVDSGVWSARFKFSFWHNGVELWDVVPLSGQPPIAVLEGLRQSLRETNHLRRARRIWWTRLQTACLDNQWWDGDSNEVAVMREVTGETFRIGSAYYEPEENKTLLALVGAQEGVEIEL, from the coding sequence ATGAAAGTGTGCAGTTACAAGGGATTGTCAGTGGTGATCATGTTGCGAGACGAACATTGTCCGCCCCATGCGCACGTAGATTCAGGTGTATGGAGTGCCCGCTTCAAATTCAGCTTCTGGCACAACGGCGTGGAGTTATGGGATGTGGTGCCCCTGTCGGGTCAGCCACCGATTGCAGTGCTTGAGGGGCTGCGCCAATCGCTGCGTGAAACGAATCATCTGCGGCGGGCCCGTCGAATCTGGTGGACTCGTCTACAGACTGCCTGTCTCGATAACCAATGGTGGGACGGGGACTCGAACGAAGTGGCCGTCATGCGTGAAGTGACCGGTGAGACCTTCAGGATCGGGTCGGCGTATTACGAACCAGAAGAAAACAAAACCCTGCTGGCCCTGGTTGGTGCTCAGGAAGGTGTGGAGATCGAACTATGA
- a CDS encoding LysR family transcriptional regulator yields the protein MQRHFDDLQLGSIELFCLAAECGSFTAAAQAASVTPAAVSRSVSRMEERLGVRLFARTTRSVKLTESGRRYYEECRQALAQLVEAQREVMGQQQEPSGTLRISIPTTYAHHRILPLLPAFRARFPQVKVDMHISNRNIDFVGEGYDMAIRVRVIPDSGLIARHLEDAALVMVASPDYLKRAGTPQTLEDLEQHECIQYELPSSGRRITWLFYEEDAPREILAEGNFCCSDDVLGGVTLARHGAGLFQTYRFIVEKELADGSLIEVLKPYSGRSRPFTLLYPQNRHMPLRVRAFIDFLVEQLPN from the coding sequence ATGCAGCGACACTTCGACGACCTTCAGCTGGGCAGCATCGAGTTGTTTTGTCTGGCCGCCGAGTGCGGCAGTTTCACCGCTGCGGCGCAGGCGGCTTCGGTGACGCCGGCGGCGGTGAGTCGCTCGGTTTCGCGCATGGAGGAACGCTTGGGCGTGCGGTTGTTCGCGCGCACGACCCGCAGTGTGAAATTGACCGAGAGCGGCCGACGCTATTACGAAGAATGCCGTCAGGCACTGGCGCAACTGGTCGAGGCACAACGGGAAGTCATGGGCCAGCAGCAGGAACCGTCCGGCACCCTGCGGATCAGTATTCCTACAACCTACGCCCATCATCGGATCCTGCCGCTGCTGCCTGCCTTTCGTGCGCGCTTCCCGCAGGTGAAGGTCGACATGCACATCAGCAATCGCAACATCGACTTCGTCGGCGAGGGTTACGACATGGCGATCCGTGTGCGAGTGATTCCAGACTCAGGCCTGATCGCCCGCCATCTGGAAGACGCGGCGCTGGTGATGGTCGCCAGCCCCGACTACCTGAAACGTGCTGGCACGCCGCAGACACTCGAAGACCTCGAACAGCACGAATGCATCCAGTACGAACTGCCCAGCAGCGGACGGCGGATCACCTGGCTGTTTTACGAAGAGGACGCGCCACGGGAAATCCTCGCCGAGGGCAATTTCTGTTGTTCCGATGACGTGCTGGGCGGCGTGACCCTGGCCAGACACGGCGCCGGATTGTTCCAGACCTATCGCTTCATCGTCGAAAAAGAACTGGCCGACGGGTCGCTGATAGAAGTGCTCAAACCCTACAGCGGACGCTCGCGACCGTTCACGTTGCTGTACCCGCAGAATCGCCACATGCCGCTGCGTGTCAGGGCTTTCATCGATTTTCTGGTGGAGCAATTGCCGAATTGA
- the aroQ gene encoding type II 3-dehydroquinate dehydratase: protein MPPIVLVLNGPNLNLLGTREPATYGHETLADISALCGRAAEEFGLAVEFRQTNHEGELLDWIHGARQRCAGIVINPAAWTHTSVAIRDALIASELPVIEVHLSNVHAREPFRHHSFVSAIATAVMCGFGSHGYRLALEHFSQRLKG, encoded by the coding sequence ATGCCCCCTATCGTTCTGGTGCTCAACGGCCCGAACCTGAACCTTCTCGGCACCCGTGAACCGGCGACCTACGGTCACGAAACCCTGGCCGACATCTCTGCCCTGTGCGGTCGCGCTGCCGAAGAATTCGGCTTGGCCGTTGAGTTTCGCCAGACCAACCACGAAGGCGAACTGCTCGACTGGATTCACGGCGCCCGTCAGCGCTGCGCCGGCATCGTCATCAATCCGGCCGCCTGGACTCACACTTCGGTCGCGATCCGCGACGCCCTGATCGCCAGCGAACTGCCGGTGATCGAAGTGCACCTGTCCAACGTTCACGCCCGCGAGCCGTTCCGTCATCACTCGTTCGTCTCGGCCATCGCCACGGCAGTGATGTGCGGCTTCGGCAGCCACGGCTATCGCCTGGCCCTGGAACATTTCAGCCAGCGGCTGAAGGGGTGA
- a CDS encoding shikimate dehydrogenase, producing the protein MNRNNVILAGLIGAGIQASRTPALHEHEGDEQGLRYLYRLIDLDQLQLDSNALPDLLLAAERMNYTGLNITFPCKQAIIPLLDELSPEARGIGAVNTVVLKDGKRVGHNTDCLGFAEGFRRGLPDVARERVVQMGAGGAGAAVAHALLSEGVQQLSIFDVDVERAECLADNLNQHFGAGRAVAGHDLASTLSQADGLVNTTPMGMAKLPGMPVPAALLRPELWVAEIVYFPLETELLRNARALGCRTLDGGNMAVFQAVKAFELFSGVAPDAQRMLAHFQSMNG; encoded by the coding sequence ATGAATCGCAACAACGTGATACTCGCAGGACTGATCGGCGCTGGCATCCAGGCCTCCCGCACCCCGGCCCTGCATGAGCATGAGGGCGACGAACAGGGCCTGCGTTACTTGTACCGGCTGATCGATCTCGATCAACTGCAACTGGACAGCAACGCCCTGCCCGACCTGCTGCTGGCCGCCGAGCGGATGAACTACACCGGGCTGAACATCACCTTCCCTTGCAAGCAGGCAATCATCCCGCTGCTCGATGAATTGTCCCCGGAAGCCCGAGGCATCGGTGCCGTGAACACGGTGGTGCTGAAGGACGGCAAACGCGTCGGCCACAACACCGATTGCCTGGGTTTCGCCGAAGGTTTTCGTCGCGGCCTGCCAGACGTCGCCCGCGAACGTGTAGTCCAGATGGGCGCTGGTGGCGCAGGCGCGGCAGTGGCCCACGCCTTGTTGAGCGAAGGCGTACAGCAACTGAGCATTTTTGATGTGGACGTGGAGCGCGCCGAATGTCTGGCCGACAACCTCAACCAGCATTTTGGTGCCGGTCGGGCGGTTGCCGGGCATGATCTGGCGAGCACGTTGAGTCAGGCCGACGGCCTGGTAAACACCACGCCGATGGGCATGGCCAAATTACCCGGCATGCCCGTGCCGGCGGCATTGCTGCGGCCCGAGTTGTGGGTGGCGGAGATCGTGTATTTCCCGCTGGAAACCGAACTGCTGCGCAACGCCCGCGCCCTGGGTTGCCGAACCCTGGATGGTGGCAACATGGCGGTGTTTCAGGCAGTGAAGGCGTTTGAACTGTTCAGCGGTGTGGCGCCGGATGCGCAACGAATGCTGGCGCATTTTCAAAGCATGAATGGATAA
- a CDS encoding TetR family transcriptional regulator, with the protein MTMTSELSAAPVSSAVEPRKSRKNNPEKTRENILQEAIVEFVQQGLSGARVDAIAERIHTSKRMIYYYFGSKEQLYVEVLEKLYGDIRSTENRLHLAELPPVEAIRRLVEFTFDHHDRNVDFVRIVCIENIHNAEYVKRSDAIKAMNNTILDSLGEILARGAAEGVFRAGLDALDVHLLISSFCFYRVSNRHTFGEIFQIDLPDETIKQRHREMICESVLRYLQA; encoded by the coding sequence ATGACAATGACTTCAGAACTTTCCGCAGCCCCCGTTTCATCAGCGGTAGAGCCGCGCAAGAGTCGCAAGAACAACCCGGAAAAAACCCGCGAGAACATCCTGCAGGAGGCGATCGTCGAGTTCGTCCAGCAGGGGCTGTCCGGTGCTCGCGTGGACGCGATCGCCGAGCGCATCCACACCTCCAAACGCATGATCTATTACTACTTCGGCAGCAAGGAGCAGTTGTATGTCGAGGTGCTGGAGAAGCTCTACGGCGATATCCGCAGCACTGAAAACCGTTTGCATCTGGCCGAGCTGCCGCCGGTGGAGGCGATCCGGCGCTTGGTGGAATTCACCTTCGATCACCACGACCGCAACGTCGATTTCGTGCGCATCGTCTGCATCGAAAACATCCACAACGCCGAGTACGTGAAGCGTTCCGATGCGATCAAGGCGATGAACAACACGATCCTCGATTCGCTGGGCGAGATCCTGGCGCGCGGCGCCGCTGAAGGTGTGTTCCGCGCCGGGCTCGACGCGCTGGATGTGCATCTGCTGATCAGTTCGTTCTGCTTCTATCGCGTATCGAACCGCCACACGTTCGGTGAGATCTTTCAGATCGACCTGCCGGACGAGACCATCAAGCAGCGTCATCGCGAAATGATTTGCGAATCGGTGCTGCGTTACCTGCAGGCCTGA
- the quiC gene encoding 3-dehydroshikimate dehydratase QuiC, whose product MQRSIATVSLSGTLPEKLEAIAAAGFDGVEIFENDLLYYDGSPREIRQMCADLGIAITLFQPFRDFEGCRRDRLERNLERAERKFDLMQELGTDLVLVCSNASPDSIGDQQILIDDLRLLAERAGARGLRIGYEALAWGRHVNTYQQVWDIVRQADHPALGVLLDSFHTLSLKGDPRAIAEIPGDKIFFVQMADAPILAMDVLEWSRHFRCFPGQGEFDLPGFLAPIIQSGYTGPLSLEIFNDGFRAAPPRANAADGLRSLLYLEEKTRQRLEQEIRPVDNREILFETPKASEYHGIEFLEFAVDESLGAKLSNWLERLGFVKAGQHRSKSVSLLRQGDINLILNSEPYSFGHSFFEAHGPSLCATAVRVKDSASALARAVAYKGQPYRGLVGPNELELAAVRAPDGSLIYLVDQEADVYGTDFNLLPDAVARGGLKRIDHMAMALPADSLDSWVLFYKSLLDFEADDEVVLPDPYGLVKSRALRSRDSSIRLPLNISENRNTAISHALSSYRGSGVHHIAFDCDDIFAEVSRAKEAGVPLLDIPLNYYDDLAARFDFDDEFLSELAYYNVLYDRDAQGGELFHVYTEPFEGRFFFEIIQRKNGYAGYGAANVAVRLAAMAKSRSGAVRQAKL is encoded by the coding sequence ATGCAGCGATCCATTGCCACCGTTTCCTTGAGCGGAACCCTGCCGGAAAAACTCGAAGCCATTGCCGCCGCCGGGTTCGACGGGGTGGAGATTTTCGAGAACGATCTTCTGTATTACGACGGCAGTCCCCGGGAAATCCGGCAGATGTGCGCCGACCTTGGAATCGCCATCACCCTGTTCCAGCCGTTCCGCGATTTTGAAGGCTGCCGCCGCGATCGTCTGGAGCGCAATCTGGAGCGGGCCGAGCGCAAGTTCGACCTGATGCAGGAACTGGGCACCGACCTGGTGCTGGTCTGCAGCAATGCCTCCCCCGACAGTATCGGCGATCAACAGATCCTCATCGACGACCTGCGTCTGCTGGCCGAGCGCGCCGGCGCCCGTGGCCTGCGCATCGGTTATGAAGCGCTGGCCTGGGGCCGTCACGTGAACACTTATCAACAGGTCTGGGACATCGTGCGTCAGGCCGATCATCCGGCCCTCGGCGTGTTGCTCGACAGCTTCCACACACTGTCGCTCAAGGGCGATCCGCGGGCGATTGCCGAGATTCCCGGCGACAAGATTTTCTTCGTGCAAATGGCCGACGCGCCGATCCTGGCGATGGACGTGCTGGAGTGGAGCCGGCACTTCCGCTGCTTCCCGGGACAGGGCGAATTCGATTTGCCGGGCTTCCTCGCGCCAATCATCCAGAGCGGCTACACCGGGCCGCTGTCGCTGGAAATCTTCAACGACGGCTTCCGCGCCGCGCCGCCTCGGGCCAATGCGGCCGACGGTCTGCGTTCGCTGCTGTACCTGGAGGAGAAAACCCGCCAGCGTCTGGAGCAGGAAATTCGTCCTGTGGATAACCGCGAAATCCTCTTCGAAACGCCGAAGGCCAGCGAATACCACGGCATCGAGTTTCTTGAGTTCGCCGTAGATGAAAGCCTGGGCGCCAAGCTGTCGAACTGGCTGGAACGGCTGGGTTTCGTCAAGGCCGGCCAGCATCGCTCCAAGAGCGTCAGCCTGTTGCGTCAGGGCGATATCAACCTGATCCTCAACTCCGAACCCTATTCGTTCGGCCACAGCTTTTTCGAGGCTCACGGCCCTTCGCTGTGCGCCACTGCCGTGCGGGTCAAGGATAGCGCCAGTGCGCTGGCCCGTGCTGTCGCTTATAAAGGTCAGCCGTATCGCGGACTGGTCGGCCCCAACGAGCTGGAACTGGCGGCGGTGCGTGCGCCGGACGGCAGCCTGATTTATCTGGTGGATCAGGAGGCGGATGTCTACGGCACCGACTTCAACCTGCTGCCGGATGCAGTGGCGCGCGGCGGCCTCAAGCGCATCGATCACATGGCCATGGCGCTTCCTGCAGACAGCCTCGACAGTTGGGTGCTGTTCTACAAGAGCCTGCTGGATTTCGAGGCCGATGACGAAGTGGTGCTGCCGGATCCGTACGGGCTGGTGAAGAGTCGCGCGCTGCGCAGCCGCGACAGTTCGATCCGTCTGCCGCTGAACATTTCCGAGAACCGCAACACTGCGATCTCACACGCGCTGTCGAGTTATCGCGGCTCCGGGGTGCATCACATCGCCTTTGATTGCGACGATATCTTCGCCGAAGTCAGCCGGGCGAAAGAGGCGGGGGTGCCGCTGCTGGACATCCCGCTGAACTATTACGACGACCTCGCGGCGCGTTTCGATTTCGATGACGAATTCCTCAGCGAGCTGGCGTACTACAACGTGCTGTATGACCGCGACGCTCAGGGCGGCGAGTTGTTTCACGTCTATACCGAGCCGTTCGAAGGGCGCTTCTTCTTCGAGATCATCCAGCGCAAGAACGGTTATGCCGGTTACGGCGCGGCCAACGTTGCGGTGCGGTTGGCGGCGATGGCCAAATCACGCAGTGGCGCAGTTCGCCAGGCGAAGTTGTAG
- a CDS encoding MFS transporter, with the protein MIPSQTSRMAPAMSTATGGIGDKIRGAMAVGKTRWGMLALVFFATTLNYIDRAALGVMQPILAKEMSWTAMDYANINFWFQVGYAIGFVLQGRLIDRVGVKRVFFCAVLLWSLATGAHGLATSALGFMVCRFILGLTEAANYPACVKTTRLWFPAGERAVATGIFNAGTNVGAMFTPMLLPLILHVWGWQAAFLCMSALGGIWLLFWGLKYFNPEDHPSVKQSELDYIQKEVEPEQARVPFSRILRMRGTWAFALAYALTAPVFWFYLYWLPPFLNQQYNLGINVTQMGIPLIIIYVTADFGSVGGGILSSFLIGRGMNSIKARLLSMFLFACCIIGVVMAAGSANLWIAVAAISLAIGAHQAWTANIWSLVMDYTPKHMMSTVFGFGGMCAAIGGMFMTQIVGHILTVTNNNYTVLFTLIPAMYFIALTWMYFVAPRKIPTVTE; encoded by the coding sequence ATGATTCCTTCACAGACTTCCCGCATGGCTCCGGCCATGAGCACTGCCACGGGTGGCATCGGCGACAAGATCCGCGGCGCCATGGCCGTCGGCAAGACCCGTTGGGGCATGCTGGCGCTGGTGTTTTTCGCCACCACCCTGAACTACATCGACCGCGCCGCCCTCGGCGTCATGCAGCCGATCCTTGCCAAGGAAATGAGCTGGACGGCGATGGACTACGCCAACATCAACTTCTGGTTTCAGGTCGGCTACGCGATCGGCTTCGTGCTGCAAGGACGGCTGATCGACCGGGTCGGCGTCAAACGCGTGTTCTTCTGCGCGGTGCTGCTCTGGAGTCTGGCCACCGGCGCCCATGGTCTGGCAACCTCGGCGCTGGGCTTCATGGTCTGCCGGTTCATCCTCGGCCTGACCGAAGCGGCCAACTACCCGGCCTGCGTGAAGACCACGCGCCTGTGGTTCCCGGCCGGCGAGCGCGCCGTGGCCACCGGCATCTTCAACGCCGGCACCAACGTCGGCGCGATGTTCACCCCGATGCTGCTGCCGCTGATCCTTCACGTGTGGGGCTGGCAGGCCGCGTTCCTGTGCATGTCGGCACTGGGCGGGATCTGGCTGCTGTTCTGGGGCCTGAAGTATTTCAATCCGGAAGATCACCCGAGCGTGAAGCAGTCCGAGCTGGACTACATTCAGAAAGAAGTCGAACCGGAACAGGCCCGCGTGCCGTTCTCGCGAATCCTGCGCATGCGCGGCACCTGGGCCTTCGCCCTCGCCTACGCGCTGACCGCGCCGGTGTTCTGGTTCTACCTGTACTGGCTGCCGCCGTTTCTCAATCAGCAATACAACCTGGGCATCAACGTCACCCAGATGGGCATTCCGCTGATCATCATTTACGTCACTGCTGACTTCGGCAGCGTGGGTGGCGGGATTCTGTCTTCGTTCCTGATCGGTCGCGGCATGAACTCGATCAAGGCGCGGCTGCTGTCGATGTTCCTGTTCGCCTGCTGCATCATCGGCGTGGTCATGGCCGCCGGTTCCGCCAACCTGTGGATCGCAGTGGCCGCCATCTCCCTGGCCATCGGCGCGCACCAGGCCTGGACCGCCAACATCTGGAGCCTGGTAATGGACTACACGCCCAAGCACATGATGAGCACGGTGTTCGGTTTCGGCGGCATGTGCGCGGCAATCGGCGGGATGTTCATGACCCAGATCGTCGGCCACATCCTGACCGTCACCAACAACAACTACACCGTGCTGTTCACCCTGATCCCGGCGATGTACTTCATTGCCCTGACGTGGATGTACTTCGTGGCACCGCGCAAGATTCCTACCGTCACTGAGTAA